The Rhododendron vialii isolate Sample 1 chromosome 5a, ASM3025357v1 genome contains a region encoding:
- the LOC131325584 gene encoding mechanosensitive ion channel protein 8-like, which translates to MLGKPSEGDEDDDPLFDKDLPEDLTKSTVNVLTILQWVSLVLIVAALITILAIPAWREKEERGLQWWKWEVLILVLIRGRLVSGWGIRIIVFIERNFLERKRVLYFVYGVRKPVQNCIWFGLVLIAWQYLFDKRVEAETNNRFLKLVNKFLWCLLVGALVWLVKTLMVKVLASSFHVSTFFDRIQESLFNQYVIEMLSGPPLIEIQTIREDEERTMAEVQKLQNAGAMMPPDLRATAFAKSGKVVGKVFESLFEKTIPIDHLHKMNPQNVSAWNMKRLVKIVRHGVLSTLDEQILDLTNGDESATQIRSEFEAKVAARKIFQNVARRGTKFIHLEDLMRFMREDEAMKTIALMGGSHDSEKISKSLLKNWVVNAFRERRALALTLNDTKTAVNVCDASI; encoded by the exons ATGTTGGGAAAACCATCGGAGGGAGACGAAGACGACGACCCGTTATTCGACAAAGATCTCCCGGAGGATTTAACCAAGTCCACCGTCAATGTGCTCACTATACTCCAATGGGTCAGTCTTGTTCTGATTGTGGCAGCTCTGATCACTATCCTTGCGATACCGGCTTGGAGGGAGAAGGAAGAGAGAGGCCTCCAATGGTGGAAATGGGAGGTCTTGATACTTGTTCTGATCCGTGGAAGATTGGTTTCTGGTTGGGGGATCAGAATCATTGTCTTCATCGAGCGCAATTTCCTTGAGCGCAAGAGGGTTTTGTATTTCGTGTACGGAGTGAGGAAGCCGGTGCAGAACTGCATCTGGTTTGGCTTGGTTCTGATCGCATGGCAATACCTGTTTGACAAAAGGGTTGAGGCAGAGACCAACAACAGGTTTCTTAAATTGGTGAACAAGTTCTTGTGGTGTTTGCTTGTGGGAGCTTTGGTGTGGCTGGTGAAAACCTTGATGGTTAAGGTCCTTGCGTCTTCTTTCCACGTGAGCACGTTCTTTGATCGAATCCAGGAGTCGTTATTCAATCAATACGTGATAGAAATGCTCTCTGGTCCGCCCCTGATTGAGATACAAACAATCAGGGAAGACGAGGAGAGGACTATGGCAGAGGTCCAGAAGCTTCAAAATGCAGGAGCAATGATGCCTCCGGATCTGAGGGCCACAGCGTTTGCGAAGAGCGGGAAGGTGGTGGGGA AAGTTTTCGAGAGCCTATTCGAAAAGACGATACCAATTGACCATTTGCATAAGATGAATCCTCAGAATGTATCTGCTTGGAACATGAAGAGGCTGGTGAAAATAGTTCGGCATGGGGTGCTGTCTACTCTGGATGAGCAGATATTGGATTTAACCAATGGTGATGAGTCTGCCACTCAGATTAGGAGTGAATTCGAAGCGAAAGTTGCAGCAAGGAAGATCTTCCAGAATGTTGCCAGGAGGGGGACCAA GTTCATCCATCTGGAAGACCTTATGCGTTTCATGCGAGAAGACGAGGCCATGAAGACCATCGCTCTCATGGGAGGTTCACATGATAGTGAAAAAATAAGCAAATCTCTCCTAAAGAACTGGGTG GTTAATGCTTTTAGAGAACGAAGAGCCCTAGCCCTGACACTAAACGACACGAAAACAGCAGTCAATGTTTGTGATGCATCCATTTGA
- the LOC131325583 gene encoding tetraspanin-8-like gives MATETPPGRCATMATETPPMAIETPADLCATMATETPPMATETRATMATETPPMAIETLPGRCATMATKTSPSRCAFVFIVMASTVPILVMGYFLISTLLMLRRGDPKCENPRLDWDLWLDAFLLLLFLVGSIGVLFKMQAVQVTCIILLILTSILILVIGWGIDLGGTFAKDTKRIDDAYRLETYGPLAKKFLLKDRGWSTFRNCLIERKICDKLDKRDFVQGGCCMPPSYCGYEQKNQTWVIPQTGRYVNDVNCVRWDSDERKLCYDCETCQAVYIYTSYDNWTFRGLGPCLGALVLIACFFFSFPDEFGGNNRSGGRANNNRSGGCADNNQSGGRADSNRSV, from the exons ATGGCAACAGAAACTCCTCCTGGTCGATGTGCCACAATGGCAACAGAAACTCCTCCAATGGCAATAGAAACTCCTGCCGATCTATGTGCCACAATGGCAACAGAAACTCCTCCAATGGCAACAGAAACTCGTGCCACAATGGCAACAGAAACTCCTCCAATGGCAATAGAAACTCTTCCTGGTAGATGTGCCACAATGGCAACAAAAACTTCTCCTAGTCGATGTGCTTTCGTATTCATCGTTATGGCGAGTACCGTTCCAATCCTTGTCATGGGATACTTCCTCATAAGCACTCTGTTGATGTTACGAAGGGGTGATCCCAAATGCGAAAATCCGCGTCTGGACTGGGATTTGTGGCTTGACGCcttccttctccttcttttcCTCGTGGGATCAATCGGGGTTCTATTTAAGATGCAAGCCGTCCAAGTAACTTGCATCATATTGTTGATTCTTACTAGCATTTTGATCCTTGTGATCGGTTGGGGTATCGATCTCGGTGGGACCTTTGCTAAAGATACGAAGAGGATTGACGACGCCTATCGTCTTGAGACCTATGGACCCTTGGCCAAAAAGTTTCTGTTGAAGGACCGCGGCTGGAGTACCTTTCGAAACTGTCTTATTGAAAGGAAAATTTGTGACAAGCTTGACAAGAGGGATTTTGTGCAG GGGGGTTGCTGTATGCCACCTTCGTATTGCGGTTACGAACAAAAGAACCAAACGTGGGTGATCCCCCAGACGGGTCGCTACGTGAATGATGTCAACTGTGTCCGTTGGGATAGCGACGAAAGAAAGCTATGTTACGATTGCGAAACATGCCAAGCAGTGTACATCTACACCAGTTATGACAATTGGACCTTTCGCGGATTGGGACCATGTCTCGGTGCCCTGGTCTTGATCGcatgctttttcttttctttcccagaTGAGTTTGGGGGGAACAATCGATCAGGAGGACGCGCCAATAATAATCGATCAGGAGGATGCGCCGATAATAATCAATCTGGAGGACGTGCTGATAGTAATCGATCTGTTTAA